The DNA sequence TCGTCACGGCGAGGGTCAGGCGCGGGCGGAGACGCCGACCCCGGGAGGCACATCCCCAGCCCCTCGATCGCCGACGCCATCGTGTTGGCCGTGAACATCCCCGCGCAGGACCCCTCACCGGGGCAGGCGTTGTGCTCGATCGCGTCGAGCTCGTCGTCGGACATGGCGCCGCGCCCGTGCGCCCCGACCGCCTCGAACACGTCCTGGATGGTGATGTCGCGGCCGTGCAGCTGCCCGGGGAGGATCGAGCCGCCGTAGAGGAACACGGTGGGGACGTTCAGTCGCACACCGGCCATCACCATCCCCGGGAGCGACTTGTCGCACCCGGCGAAGGTCACCATGCCGTCGAGGCGTTCCGCGTGCATCACCGTCTCGACCGAGTCGGCGATCACCTCGCGCGACACCAGCGACGCACGCATGCCCTCGTGACCCATGGCGATCCCGTCCGAGACGGCGACCGTGACGAACTCGATCGGGAACCCGCCCGCGTCGCGGATGCCCTCCTTGGCCTGCTTGGCGAGCCGGTCCAGCGGCAGGTTGCACGGGGTCACCTCGTTCCAGGATGACGCCACACCGACCTGGGGCTTGCCGAAGTCCTCGTCGGTCATCCCCACCGCGCGGAGCATCGCCCGGGCCGGCGCTCGTCGGGACCCCTCGGTCACCTCACGGCTGCGGTGGCGTGGATCGGCCATGACGTCCTCCCGTCCCCGAGGTCACGCGTGACCACTCCGAGGTTGGCGCATCACACCACAGGCGGGCCCTCGGCGCGACCGCACATCCCGCTGGCTCGCGAACCGGCGGCGCCGGGGGACGCCCCGGTAGCATCCCCGGTGCCATGCCCCGATCCCTTCCTCTGGTCGCCACCACGGACGACCGTGCCAACGACCCCGCCCAGTGGTCGCCGGGGGAGGAGGGCCACAGCCACGGTGTGGCGTTCTCCACGGTCGGCTGCCGCCTCAACCAGGCCGAGACCGAGGAGGCCCTGGCGTCACTGGTCGCGCGCGGCTACCGGCTCGACGAGGACGGCGCTGTGCGACTGGTGGTCGTCAACACCTGCGCGGTGACCCGCGAGTCGACCGCGACGTCGCGCAAGCTGATCCGCCGGGCGGTGGCCCGCCACCCGGATGCCACGATCGTGGTCACCGGCTGTTACGCCACCGCCGAACCGGACGCGGTCGACGCGATCGACGGCGTCGACCTGATCGTCACCAACGCCGACAAGGAACGGCTTGCGGACGTGGTGTTCGCCCGCGAGCCGGCGTTGGCCCCCACACCGGCTCGCGAAGCGCTGGTCGACGCAGGGCCCGAGGATGCCACCAGGCGGCTGCACACCCGGGTCTCGATCCGGGTGCAGACCGGGTGCGACGTCCACTGCGCCTTCTGCATCATCCCGACCACCCGTGGGCCGCTGCGGTCGCGGGACGCCGGCGAGGTGATCGGTGACGTCCGCCGTCGCGTCGCCGACGGTGTCCGCGAGGCGGTCCTGACCGGGGTGCACCTGGGCAAGTACGGTCACGACCTCGGCGACGGCGAGGGCCTGGCGCACCTGGTCGAGCGAATCCTGATCGAGGTCGACGGCCTGGAGCGGCTGCGCCTGTCGTCCGTGCTGCCGCTGGAGGTCACCCCCACCCTGGTCGCGGTCATGGCGGGCGACCCGCGCGTGTGCCGCCACCTGCACGTCCCGCTGCAGAGTGGGTCCGACGCGATCCTCGCCGCGATGGGACGTGGCTACGACGTCGCAACCTTCCGTCAGCGGGTGGACCACGCCCGCGCGGCGCTCGAGCACGTCGGCCTGTCGACCGACGTGATCGTCGGCTTCCCCGGCGAGACCCGCACCGACTTCGACGCAACCGTGGCGACGGTCGCGGAGGTGGGGTTCGCCAAGCTGCACGTGTTCCGCTACTCGCCCCGCCCGGGGACCCGCAGCGCCGACACCATGCGCGACGACGTCCCCTCCCAGGAGAAGAAGGCCCGCTCCCGGGAGCTGATCGCGCTCGGGGAGCGCCTGCGCGACCGGTTCCATGCCTCGCTGATCGGCACCGAGCTGGACGTGGTCGTCGAGATCGACCGGGGCGACGGCTGGTTGCAGGGCACCGCCGGCAACTACGTCAAGGTCGCGTTCCGCGGCACTCCAGCGCTGATCGAGGACGTGGTCCGGGTCCGGCTGACGGGGCTGCGCGGGGCGATCGCTCAGGGTGAGCTGGTGGGTCCGGCGTGACGGCCGCGGAACCGGACGACGTGGTCGCGTCGCTGCTCGACCGCGACAACGTCGGGTCGCTGCTGGGCCTGCAGTACGTCGAGGTGGGCCCCGACCGGGTCGTGGCCGCGATCGAGGCGGGCGAGCGCCACCACCAGCCCCACGGCGTCGTGCACGGCGGGGTGTACGCGGCCGTCGCGGAGAGCCTGGCCGGCGTGGCGGGGACG is a window from the Actinomycetota bacterium genome containing:
- the mtaB gene encoding tRNA (N(6)-L-threonylcarbamoyladenosine(37)-C(2))-methylthiotransferase MtaB, which gives rise to MPRSLPLVATTDDRANDPAQWSPGEEGHSHGVAFSTVGCRLNQAETEEALASLVARGYRLDEDGAVRLVVVNTCAVTRESTATSRKLIRRAVARHPDATIVVTGCYATAEPDAVDAIDGVDLIVTNADKERLADVVFAREPALAPTPAREALVDAGPEDATRRLHTRVSIRVQTGCDVHCAFCIIPTTRGPLRSRDAGEVIGDVRRRVADGVREAVLTGVHLGKYGHDLGDGEGLAHLVERILIEVDGLERLRLSSVLPLEVTPTLVAVMAGDPRVCRHLHVPLQSGSDAILAAMGRGYDVATFRQRVDHARAALEHVGLSTDVIVGFPGETRTDFDATVATVAEVGFAKLHVFRYSPRPGTRSADTMRDDVPSQEKKARSRELIALGERLRDRFHASLIGTELDVVVEIDRGDGWLQGTAGNYVKVAFRGTPALIEDVVRVRLTGLRGAIAQGELVGPA